The DNA segment attagcgtacctaagggggggggggctgcacccctgacgagtcacaactgatgaTTTGTAATGttgaaatgcaatgaaaacagacgtgtgccccctcttttgaagaccctttttttgcttgtcagattttttcGCAGACGAAATCTCCTCAACAAAAATCCCCCTTCTGGAAAATCCTAGTTACGCCGCTGTATAAAtttctacatatatatatatatatatatatactacaaTTACTTGAAACAATTGTGGTTTTTCGAAACATTTTTAAAACTACTATTTATAAAAGTGAACGTACATTGAATGTTTTagtaacaatattttttattatgtcaaatctactattctttcttttttacaaatGCAGCCGGCACAGCAGCTGGTGCAACTAATGAAGGCACCACAACAGCTTATACAGAAATTGAATATACTATACTAGTAAATATAACAGCAGAAGGCACTACACAAGCTGATACAACCACAGAAGATACTATACTAGTaaatacaacaactgaagacaCTACGCAGACTGATACAtcaacagaagaaactacagCTGATACCACTGAAGAATCTACAcaagctgatacaacaactgaagaatcTATACTAGTTGATACAACAATTGAAGACACTACAcaagctgatacaacaactgaataTACTATACTAGTTAATACAATAATAGAAGACACTACAcaggctgatacaacaactgaagaaattATACTTGTTGATACAACAATTGAAGACACCACGCAGGCtaatacaacaactgaagaatcTATACTAGTTGATACAACAATTGAAGACACTACAcaggctgatacaacaactgaagaatcTATACCAGTTGATACAACGATTGAAGACACTACAcaagctgatacaacaactgaataTACTATACTAGTTAATACAATAATAGAAGACACTACAcaggctgatacaacaacagaagaaactaTACCTGATAGCACTGAAGACACTACACAAGTTGATACAACAGCTGAGGAAACCACAcaagctgatacaacaactgaataTACTATACTAATTAATACAAGAATAGAAGACACTACAcaggctgatacaacaacagaagaaactaTGACTGATACCACCGAAGAATCTACACAAGCTGATGCAACTGAATATACTATACTAGTTGATACAACAATTGAAGACACTACAcaggctgatacaacaactgaagaatcTATACTAGTTGATACAATTGAAGACACTACAcaggctgatacaacaactgaagaatcTATACTAGTTGATACAACAATTGACACTACACAAGCTGATAAAACAACTGAATATACTGTACTAGTTAATACAATAATAGAAGACACTACACAGGCTGATACAAGAACAGAAGAAACTACAGCTGATACCACTGAAGAATCTACAcaagctgatacaacaacagaagaaactaTGACTGATACCACCGAAGAATCTACACAAGCTGATACAACTGAATATACTATACTAGTTAATACCAGAATAGAAGACACTACAcaggctgatacaacaactgaagaatcTACACAAGCTGATACAACCACTGAAGACACTACAcaagctgatacaacaactgaggAAACCAAAcaagctgatacaacaactgaataTACTATACTAATTAATACAAGAATAGAAGACACTACAcaggctgatacaacaacagaagaaactaTGACTGATACCACCGAAGAATCTACACGAGCTGATACAACTGAATATACTATACTAGTTAATACCAGAATAGAAGGCACTACACAGGCTGATACAACCACTGACGAATCTACACAAGCTGACACAAccactgaagaaactacacaagCTGATACAACCAATGAAGACACTACACAAGCTGATACAAGAACTGAAGAAATTTCACCTGATACCACTGAAGAATCTACAcaagctgatacaacaactgaataTACTATACTAATTAATACAAGAATAGAAGACACTACAcaggctgatacaacaactaaAGAAACTACACAAGCTGATACAACCACTGAAGAATCTACACAAGCTGATACAACCAATGAAGACACTACACAAGCTGATACAAGAACTGAAGAAATTTCACCTGATACCACTGAAGAATCTACAcaagctgatacaacaactgaataTACTATACTAATTAATACAAGAATAGAAGACACTACACAGCCttatacaacaactgaagaatcTATACTTGTTGGTACAACAATAAAAGACACTACACAGGCTGATACAACCACTGAAAAATCTACACAAGCTGATACAACCACTGAAGACACTACAcaagctgatacaacaactgaagaatcTACACAAGCTGATACAACCACTGAAGAAACTATACTAGTTAATACAACAATAGAAGACACTTCACAAGCTTATACAAGAACTGaggaaactacaccagctgatacaacaacagaagaaactacaccagctgatacaagaactgaagaaactacaccagatAATACAACAACGGAAGAAACTACACAACATGATAcaacaacagaagaaactacaccagctgatacaagaACTGAACAAACTACACCAGATAATAcaacaacagaagaaactacaccagttgatacaacaacagaagaaactacaccagctgataccacaacagaagaaactacaccagctgatacaagaactgaagaaactacaccagatAATACAACAACGGAAGAAACTACACAACATAATACAACAACGGAACCACTTACAACAGCTGATACAACAGCAGAAATAACTACATCAGCTTATACAATAACAGAAGTTGATACAACTGAAGGCAGCACATCAGCTGAAACAACGAAAGGCACCAAATCAGTTGATTCAACAGCTGAAAGCACCACAGCGAAGGACGCCAGTACAGTGACCTCAACTAAAATGCCTACAACTACTCTTATAGTTTCTACCACAGGTGTGTTAATGCTCctccttttctcattttctttaatctttgtctctctctctccccctgtCTCCTTCGCTCTTTCTATCTCACTTGTTCACCCTctatttatatatctatttatccatctatccatcgtTCTATCTGTCGATCAATTTATCTGTATTGTTGTTCGAAGGATTTTTatatggtggccctgaagggacgTCGCAAATAGACAAAATCGCGAATAttgacgaaattcacgacgtcgccaatCCCGTCGTGAAATTTGCGACGATATTCTCGATGTCCccaattttttcatgaatttcgtcgtgaatttgaTTTACTTGCTTGGGCGGTAGGGGCAAATGAAACTCTTGCAGAAGACTTTTAACCTGCTTTCTGTGAGAATGGTAGGTTTTGACTTCAAACTATGATAATTTTGTACAAAGTGGAATAAGTATGGAGATTTGTTGGATCTTAGGCTGCCATTGCCTAGACCTACTGATTCTAAGTAAGTTGTTAAAGACTACCGGCCGGTAGGCTTGATCGATATGTCTCGTTTCTTAATTCAGTGCCAAGCCCATATTAACATGCACGATTTCGACTCAAATCATAGTCGTCTTCCTGCACTTGTACGAGGACCGCCCAAGCAAGCCAAACAAAtgcacgacgaaattggcgatgTAATTTGCGACATCGTGAATAAttcgcgacgaaattcacgatcTTGTGAATTTCGTCGTataattggcgacgaaattggcgacgttGTGAATTTCGTAGTCAATATTCGTGATTCGGTTTAtttgcgatgtcccttcagggccaccatatTTTTGTGCCATTattactttgtaaaaaaaaaaaatcgattcgAAATTAGCCCCAAGAATGATTCGACTTTCATCAACAAACCATATATCtatctactgctactactactactacttctttatcactactatttctactactattGCAGCTGctggtactactactactactactactactactactactactaccactggcTGGTGCGAGGAGCTTCGCCAGCCCGGCATATATCGTTCTGCGCCGTTTGAGCTTGCCGAAGAAGTTCAAGACTGGAacgagaaataaataaattgatggTCTCCAGAACGGGGAAAAGGAGTATCTATTGCTTTCTGAATCATAGATGCTCTGGAACGAAAATTAACGCTGAAAATTGGGGTCTCAACCGCGGAACATACGTATCATTCATTGAAACTAAGTGTCCCCgggctgctgctgctacttctactactactactactactactactactactactactactactactactactactactactactacttcttctactactactactactactactactactactactactactactactactacttctactactatcccactactactactactactactacttcttctactactactactactactacttctactactactactactactacttctacttctactactactactactactactactactactactactactactactactgctactactactactacttcatcTTCTACTTCTACCATGACTACTattactgttactactactactactactcaacttcttctttttctccttcaactctcactaccactactactactacttctaccactactactacttctactcctaCTTCTACCCGTAATCTCTATTGTTTCAATGACTGATTAGATGCTGATGAATGTGCTTTGGGGACCGATGATTGTGACGTCAATGCACGATGTGTGAACAACATTGGAAGCTTTACGTGTGTGTGTAATGACGGATATCAAGGCAGCGGAACAATCTGTTACGGTAAGTATTTCGGCCAATGATTG comes from the Lytechinus variegatus isolate NC3 chromosome 9, Lvar_3.0, whole genome shotgun sequence genome and includes:
- the LOC121421968 gene encoding mucin-22-like; the protein is MTLQSHTWFLLVSAAQRRSGTAAGATNEGTTTAYTEIEYTILVNITAEGTTQADTTTEDTILVNTTTEDTTQTDTSTEETTADTTEESTQADTTTEESILVDTTIEDTTQADTTTEYTILVNTIIEDTTQADTTTEEIILVDTTIEDTTQANTTTEESILVDTTIEDTTQADTTTEESIPVDTTIEDTTQADTTTEYTILVNTIIEDTTQADTTTEETIPDSTEDTTQVDTTAEETTQADTTTEYTILINTRIEDTTQADTTTEETMTDTTEESTQADATEYTILVDTTIEDTTQADTTTEESILVDTIEDTTQADTTTEESILVDTTIDTTQADKTTEYTVLVNTIIEDTTQADTRTEETTADTTEESTQADTTTEETMTDTTEESTQADTTEYTILVNTRIEDTTQADTTTEESTQADTTTEDTTQADTTTEETKQADTTTEYTILINTRIEDTTQADTTTEETMTDTTEESTRADTTEYTILVNTRIEGTTQADTTTDESTQADTTTEETTQADTTNEDTTQADTRTEEISPDTTEESTQADTTTEYTILINTRIEDTTQADTTTKETTQADTTTEESTQADTTNEDTTQADTRTEEISPDTTEESTQADTTTEYTILINTRIEDTTQPYTTTEESILVGTTIKDTTQADTTTEKSTQADTTTEDTTQADTTTEESTQADTTTEETILNDADECALGTDDCDVNARCVNNIGSFTCVCNDGYQGSGTICYERIYIDYGSGFDRSLGYFRYSFLAWFTVRLDTGFPISNGQLYTYITYTSTGMIHFSNYYPRSYHLYKYINPSLYNLFDIYRDPSIAVFGAPVDIYRGDPRIYYQVYDINRGYGNSATLLAAVQQRLYASLSLPAGLESFRFINGINFICKVTWQNVQPQGSVPGQETVTYQAILFTDGRRSGVLTMYQGGSFNWNPLSKSVPARIGFSTKHNWYNVYEGNSLAVLQESYRPDLRVGNTGLLGRDIYRLDSNPNWYINPRRYCQDWYSDDLSRRSWAWWAEPCPCTRWQARIDRRFTRCNYPIYRYGYGYGYGYGYGYGYGYGYGYGYGYGYGYGYGYGIPNYYYGEHGIFLIVHFFN